The DNA segment TGCATTTCATCTGCTCTTCTTTCACCACAGGGTGCGATGGGCTTCCCGGGCATGCTTGGACAGAAAGTGAGGCAATAAATAAGTATTAGTAGCAAAAAAGATGTGTTTCCCCTTGAGAGCTTTAGATCTTTTTCAACTCCGACCTTGCTGACCGTTGGGatgatgttttttctttgtgcaggGCGAAATGGGTCCAAAGGGCGAACCTGGAACCGCAGGAAACAGAGGACCCACAGGCCGACCAGGAAAGAGAGGCAAGCAGGTGAGGCTTCCTGTCCTACCATCACAGCATCAAAGGAAAAGCTGAGAAAACTTTCTTGAGAAAAATCAAAATGGCCAAGAGACGCAATTTTACTGTTCGTTACTCAAAGTCCGACTGCTTTGCTCcggttttgtttttgctgcagggAATGAAAGGAGATCCGGGGAGTGGCGGTCCCATGGGACCCGCAGGCCCACAGGGACCTGTAGGACATCCCGGTCCTCCTGGTTCACCTGCCACGGGTGGGAACCTTGCTGCGATGTTCTTTCTTCAGAGCGCGGGTTTTGAGAGTGTCTGATAcatggagcagggcagcagTCTGAGaaccaacagcagcagttttattTAGCAACTGAGAAACTTTATCTGGGGAAATGAAACACGACGCTCTGGTTATGATATCATGCACCCAATCGGATTCACAGATGTCAGTCCTCTGTAAACATATAAAGATATTATGTCAACAGGTGACATTTAGTATTTATCACTGATGAGCGATTCATGATGTTTGGACAGCTTGACAGAATCCATAATGCCACATTTGATGTGATGTTCTATTCCATCTATCCTGATCTTATTGTGTCTTAATAAACATTCTTTTCTGTGCACATGTTCAGGACTGTACATGGTTGGAACCAAGGGTGCCCGGGGTCTGCCGGGGCCTCCTGGAAAGTGTAGCTGCGGTGCTCTCAGTAATTTTCCATACGATGATTTTTCTTCCAGAGGACACCACCCGAAAGTACCAGCGGTGAGGAAATAGTCTTCGTTAGTCGTTATCGCTGGAAGCTCAAACACCACATTAAGACAGAAGGTTCTGCTTCTCTTATGGCTTTATTCAGATCTTCATTGTGAACAGTGATGAGGAGATGGAGCGCCTCCACGCAGATAACGCGCTCGCATTCCGCAAAGACCAGAGATCTCTCTATTTCAAAGACCTCGACGGATGGTTCCCGATCCAAGTAACAAGATAGATTTGTCATAACTTTCAACACGGGCGAGGGGCACTCGCCCCGCAAGCTCTTTTTAAAACTCTGTAAAAGTCTTTTCCATTCCAGCTGATGCCATTCCAGTCCATGGAAAACGCACCTGACGATGACGGTTACTGCGGCGATGGGATCGTGCAGGTTCCCAGGGGGGAGGAGTGCGATGACAAGAACAGGGTCGTCACGGACGGCTGCGTCAGTAAGTCTCGGTGTTGTCATTGGCACATTTGTCACGGCTTCGCTATGTGCATATAACATGACTCCCTCATCTCTGGCAGAGTGTAAACACGCACACTGTGGCGACGGATACCGCCACGAGGGTGCCGAGGAGTGTGATGGAAAGGACTTTGGATACCAGACGTGTAATTCATACCTTCCAGGGTGAGCACAATGTATATTGCTGTCAACATTGTCCTGCCCCTCGTCGGTGTGTTGGCACGCCGACCAAAACGTTGCGTCTCCTCCCGTTCGCAGGTCATATGGTCACCTCAAGTGCACGCCCCACTGTGTTATCGACTCCACAAACTGCAAATACTTCACTTGAGGAGGAACTTGGATGATCCAGCAGTGTCCTCTGGGTTTTGCTTGACATGCAAAGAATATTTTGATgtataaagaaaagaaaaaagaaaaacatctatatatgtgtatatgcatatacatatacacacatatatacagtatatgccaAGCAAAAAACTCTAAATTTAGATGCAACAATGATTCTCTGGGAAAAGAACATAACAGAATCCATATATGTGTGTAAATATCACTCATCTCTATTGCTGCTGAGACATCTAGATCTCTGGAGTTCTGCTCAGTCGGTGGAGGTGAGAACCTTCACCCATCATACAAACTCTTTCTTAACAAGCACGGTCTCCTCGCCGCGCCGATTCAGACCAGTGAGAGGGGCGGAGACTTTATCGGGAGTCATTTGGACGGTGGGCGGACCCATCGATCCGGGTGCCGAAGCCCTGGGTGTCCTGCCACGGCGTGAGTGAGAGCGCATTTGCATGAGGCAAAATATTTTGCTTGATATTCTTACAACAAACCTGGCGCTGTAAATAGTGAGGCCAAGCATCAGAACTACAAACAGGTACGGTTAGAGGTGGACGTAGTGCATGAAATCCTGTTCATACTCATATATTTCAATGAGACTGTTACACCAGGAGACTGTTAGCGTGCAGATACATTCACTGTGGAGTCAGAAATGTAAAGTTTCTCAGGAACAAACAGGTCATATATGTCCACCAGACACCTTTAACAGGCCTCTCCGGTACAACTCTTTACAAAGGAAATGGCGGCGACTGTACGCTGAAGCGCACGGGCAACTCGGACAACGTCTCCGCGGGGGTGCCCACCTGAGTGGGCTGAGTCCCCTGTGCTTCAGTGAGAAATGAACCACACTGTATGTGAAGGCTTGAAACTGTTACGCTCTTAAAGTTCTCACAGCACAGTCAAGGCTGGAATAGTGCGCTGCTAGAGGGGTGAAGTTATAATTCCAGTCTCTTTTATGCTCTTTACTGTATTTACTCTAATACCTCTTTATCCAGTCTTTCTGTCTTACAGCAACGGTGAATTTCTATGGTCACACTTATCCGTGTCTTTACGCATCCTCTGCATTTTTGGACATTGGTCCTGGAAATCGCTTTGATGAAAAAAGTCGACATTTTCCACGAGCTGCTGAAGAGAGGGCGcgcttctctcctctcagccaCAATTGGTCGCAgtcaggaggtcaaaggtgattCTCCTGGAAAGGCGTTGAAAAGACCGTGTCTCCGCATGCTTCTGGTGCCACGCCAGTGAGTGTGGACTGCTTCCAAACGTTGTAAATCGCCGCCTCCATCAGTGTAGCCGTTGTCTTAAGAGATGAGTCCAGCTCTGCCCGGAGTGAAACAGAGTACTGTATGTTTGATGTATTGTGCCATGCACAAAGCTGCGATATCTTTTTAAAACGACTGTATGTTGAATGTCACGTTGGCCTGTGCTGATCTGCTCTGTTGTGTACGGTGTAATCACAGCAATGTTCAAAGCATGAAATGTTACATGGACCGAGGCTGGGATTGCTCTTTGACTTTGATGTTATGAAATGGTTTCCACAGTACTCGTGGGtatgtgtaaaataaaaacGGGAGTTTGAATCGTCCAGAAATCTTCCTGACACGCTGCTTTTGTCGTCTCACGCTGCCGCCGACTGCGAGGGAAgcagcacaaaaagaaaaactgcgATTGATGTTCTCTCGGAGCACTCACTGTAATAAAAAGCAGCAGATATCCATCAAGTGGCTGAAGGACGCTGTCGGCAGCTCCACAGTGCTGCGTTAAACTCAGCAGAGCACGCTCACTGGCTTCCATATGGTGGTGAAAATGCCTCCCAGTGCTGAAtctgtgtctgcagatgtgGCACAGTGATAAGGGTTTGGGCACGGGCAGCCCGGCAGGGCCCACAGCAGGGACCTCGGATCCGACCCGCTCGAGTAACTCCATTAGCTCGCTTTTTCTAAATCACATCAAGACAATTTGTCTGCTGCGATGCCCCAGTAAGAGCTTACCTAGGCGCACTCCCCAGTCCAGGGTGATTCTGCTGCTCACAATAACAAAGATCAGCAGGTTCAATGAACgtaaacatgtaaataaaagaGGTCTAATTTTGGCTGCGGGGGCTGATAAAGGAGGTcacagagacaggaagcaggcagggaCCCAGCTGTTGGCCAGAGACCAGGGGAAATATGCTGACCCGTGGACAGGAACGGCCGGCATGCAGCGTGCACGACAGCGGCTGTTTAGGCTATGTGCCGCAACTCCTGTGCAAATCTGCTATCTAGCGATTACTTGTTGACCCTAAAATAGTGtgtctttgcatgtgtgtgcaaaGAACCGcaatatttaacaaaaaaaacaaccaatgCTGAGACAATTTGATTATTTATTCCATAAATTCAAATGGCATCTTCTCAACAATAAAAATCATGTTTTCTTCTGATTCAAACATTAGAGTTTTAAGAGGCGCCGTTTGAGGCAGAGGCTCTGCTCTAGTAACCGTGTGCGTTGCTGAAAGCACAAGTGTTATGTTGTAGTTACAAATACTTGGTGGTAGAAAAGGAAATGAGAATTTGTTACAACAGCTCAGTGGACGTGTCAAATGGGATGTCTGGTAACAACACCAGTAAATGGAGTAAAACAGTCAAAACATGGTGAAACAGCTAAAATACAAGCACAGAGTGGCCTTCCTGTAACTGTTGTCCGAAGCTTCATCTTAAACCTTCACAATCTCTTAAATTTACCCTACATTTACAGTTTCCATTGGCACCTATGTAAGTTAATACATAAAACCATGCAATCAACATGCCCTGTGAGTGTCCACGCATCAACGCACAAAGCTGGACAGATGTGATCCCTGCGATGCGAACGCCATCGTTTAAAACACAGACGGTGTGAAGATGCGCGCTATGCATAGGTTTGTGCAGACTAAATCCGCACAATGTAAATACTGACTACAGCTTTACTGTAGCATGTGGTGCTATAGGCAGCAGAGGTTAAAGTCATTCACTTTACTGGTCCGATTTGGTCCCATGGAgttgctgggggaaaaaaaccaacttCCCATTAAAGTTAAAGTCAGTGCAATAAAAGAAACATGCCCAATATTCACCTAAACCACATACACATGGCAAGAGTTTGACAATTCAAATAGTGCTGTGTGTTAGTGACCATTAACGGCCTGTTTTGTTAATGCAGGTAAACAACCTTGAATAAATATTTCTTCGTTTTCAGTTCATTCTGTTCAGGGATTTCCCTGGAGCCACGACACTGATATGGACCTTCGAAAGTTACATGAAGAGCTTTGAGAAATCACCACGAACGTTGCTGCTTTAGTCTGCAT comes from the Takifugu rubripes chromosome 7, fTakRub1.2, whole genome shotgun sequence genome and includes:
- the colq gene encoding acetylcholinesterase collagenic tail peptide isoform X1, producing the protein MTLLMLGLYLPLWLCYGRAQSSYLDSYVSFPALRSQEQQKRFSPCCLLSPPPPPLFPPPPSLWRRHAHNEDVGNKGSETEQGGEDKGSACPRGPRGPAGPPGIEGPPGLPGLGGPKGEKGEIGRPGQKGRTGPPGLPGKQGPAGWPGPSGPKGEKGDQGLMGLPGGRGPIGPRGLTGYKGEKGSRGDRGESGAKGDKGAMGFPGMLGQKGEMGPKGEPGTAGNRGPTGRPGKRGKQGMKGDPGSGGPMGPAGPQGPVGHPGPPGSPATGLYMVGTKGARGLPGPPGKCSCGALSNFPYDDFSSRGHHPKVPAIFIVNSDEEMERLHADNALAFRKDQRSLYFKDLDGWFPIQSFPFQLMPFQSMENAPDDDGYCGDGIVQVPRGEECDDKNRVVTDGCVKCKHAHCGDGYRHEGAEECDGKDFGYQTCNSYLPGSYGHLKCTPHCVIDSTNCKYFT
- the colq gene encoding acetylcholinesterase collagenic tail peptide isoform X2: MTLLMLGLYLPLWLCYGRAQSSYLDSYVSFPALRSQEQQKRFSPCCLLSPPPPPLFPPPPSLWRRHAHNEDVGNKGSETEQGGEDKGSACPRGPRGPAGPPGIEGPPGLPGLGGPKGEKGEIGRPGQKGRTGPPGLPGKQGPAGWPGPSGPKGEKGDQGLMGLPGGRGPIGPRGLTGYKGEKGSRGDRGESGAKGDKGAMGFPGMLGQKGEMGPKGEPGTAGNRGPTGRPGKRGKQGMKGDPGSGGPMGPAGPQGPVGHPGPPGSPATGLYMVGTKGARGLPGPPGKCSCGALSNFPYDDFSSRGHHPKVPAIFIVNSDEEMERLHADNALAFRKDQRSLYFKDLDGWFPIQLMPFQSMENAPDDDGYCGDGIVQVPRGEECDDKNRVVTDGCVKCKHAHCGDGYRHEGAEECDGKDFGYQTCNSYLPGSYGHLKCTPHCVIDSTNCKYFT